The window ATAAGCACAAAACCGGCATTCATATTCACGTTGCAGAAAGCACATTAGATCAAGAGTTATGCTTGAAAGAATATGGAACATCCGTAGTCGAAAGACTTTATGATGCAGGAGCTTTAGAAAATAAAAAAACTATTTTGGCTCATGCTATACATTTAAGCAATGAAGAAGCCGAATTAATAAAAAATAGTGGCGTTTATGTTGTTGAAAACATGGAAAGCAATCTACGCAGCAATGTAGGCTTTTTCAATTCTGACGGCTTAGGCGATAATATAATGTTAGGAACAGACGGAATGCATGGGAATATGCTCAGAAGTGCAAAAATGGCTTTCCTAGCAGGACAAGGATTTGACCAAATTGACCCATATATTGCAATTAAAAGACTAAGAACCGGAAACAACTATTTCCTAAACAATAAATTAAGTGGTGATGACGAAAACAATTTAATTATTTTTAACTATCCTGCAAGTGAAGAAATCACCTCAAAAAATATAGCAATGCACATGATTTTTGGCATTGAAAGTATGCATATAACACATGTAATATCAAAAGGGCAACTTGTTGTAGAAAATGGCAAACTCACTATGATAAATGAAGAAGATACTATGCTTTTTATCCGACAAATGACAAAAAAACTAATTCAAAAACTTTCAAAACAATAAACGAATATGGATTCAAAACTCTTTTTCACAAGCAGCTTACTTTTTATATTTACTTTCACCCTAAACGCATATTCACAATTTATATCAAAAAAACTAAATGCTAAAAACTTAGGAAATTTTGTCAAATAAATTTTTAAAGGAATAAATAATGAAAAATATTATA of the Bacteroidales bacterium genome contains:
- a CDS encoding amidohydrolase family protein; amino-acid sequence: MSIILKNANYYDFRQNKIFFTNILVEENEKQKLKYSTDVNDLLVDQSDVRIIDCFGKLVMHSFVNAHHHSYVTLTRTNKLTNIDDFDLRLKTGAWKIDQFLDADTLEACALYSAMESLRNGTTCIIEHHSSQNFIRGSLEVIEKAFKKVGMQFLPCFEISDRKSFSSSDEGLDYTDSWLSFKPGLVGLHSSFTVGATTLKNAIEIANKHKTGIHIHVAESTLDQELCLKEYGTSVVERLYDAGALENKKTILAHAIHLSNEEAELIKNSGVYVVENMESNLRSNVGFFNSDGLGDNIMLGTDGMHGNMLRSAKMAFLAGQGFDQIDPYIAIKRLRTGNNYFLNNKLSGDDENNLIIFNYPASEEITSKNIAMHMIFGIESMHITHVISKGQLVVENGKLTMINEEDTMLFIRQMTKKLIQKLSKQ